Part of the Pseudoliparis swirei isolate HS2019 ecotype Mariana Trench chromosome 3, NWPU_hadal_v1, whole genome shotgun sequence genome, tttagttattttactttgtactccatgcttaccatttggtgttatatagtttgattgtttggtccttccctccctcctcattgggtcctactcttggagggtagaaacatgtgggagggtatgggtgggaatctttggtgggtgtttatgtggatatggatggatttggatgtgctgattttattttgttgtagatattactttattactttttcttttcttttccttcttttttttctagatgtcaaggaataatctgtttgtggaaaatgcaaaataaaaagttataaaaaaaagaaatggaattaaatctttttttttaactgcacaACCGTTGGTGTTTTGTTGCAAACAAGGACACTTGTCTTTGGGGTATAAGCCATTCTCTAATACTTAGTATTTTCTTCAGACAAATAGGACGGAATCGGCTTTTAGCCATGCATGCCAAGATAAGAGATCAAGTATGAAGGGACGGGGGTTGGGATTCAAATCCTGAGGTGAACTTTAACCACTGTGCATTCCTAATGATTTAAAACAAACGCGCAGGGTAAGAAGGTGCAACAAATAGGCCTCCAGTCCCTCAAACGCATAAGTAATAATTCCACGACATTCCacgaggtacttgtactctgaTTTGGGCCGACACAATTTTGACATATGCAGAGATGCATGCAATGATATATATACCAGGAAATTTAATGCAGTTTTGAGTTGCAGAAGTGTATTTTAAGTGCAGTTTCCAGGCCTTGATGCATTCATAGTCATAGACATTGACAGAAATAGCGCAGCACTGATTTACTGCCACTCCCCTGTCCTAGAACTACCAAGAGCCCAGGTTCAGCACTCATTTCCTGAGCTGACCGTCTGCTCTAATTATCAAGCTAATAAGGGCCCCCCTTGTTCAGTTATGGGAAAGTGGAGGTTAGTCAGGTCCAGAATGAAGGGGTACCACtttggtaagtgtgtgtgatagCTGCCGCCCACATCTTGTAAGGCGTGACTAACGGTCTTGGACAATATAACGACAGCAGTCACTTGGGCAGTTATTGAAGCAGTGGATCTCTGGGCCTGAGCCACACAGTCATCCTGTTTGTGTCCATCGACGGATGTCACCTACTCATATTTTAGAGGAGCGTGGATGGGTTATCGAGTCAAAAACAGGTGACTAATCAGAGCAGCAAGTCTACTAATTTAGTCCGTTACCCAAAAGCTCTGAATGTAATGCAAACTACCGAAGCAATCTTATATGTgattcgtaaaaaaaagaaaaaaggtccatCCATTTTAAGActagcaatttttttttttttaaagagtggcTTACCTGTGCTGCTCCACAGCTTCGTTATCTGGTAGTTCTGCACCGCAGACATTGCAACGCTCGAGCTGGTTCCTCCCGTCTGGTTTCATGCCCACAGCCAGCTCTCCGAGCTTGCTGAAGAATTCCCTCTGGATGAAGCTCTGAGGCATGAGTCCCCCGTAGGCACTGAAGTCCATAGACATTGCCAGGGCTGGGGGCATGGGGAGGGCGGAGGCCATGGATGCCGCCATGGATGCCGGCATGGACATGAAAGCATCGGATTTATGATTGACAGGTAGGGAGTACAGCGAGGCAAGATGTTTCTCCGTCATCCCGGCCATTGCTTCCAGTCCCATCTGGCTGACATCAACTTGAGGGTTGGCCATGACCTCATCGCGGACGTAATGTAGCTCGCGGGCACTGGTGATTACGCTGCTCCTGGTAGGTGTTCCTGGACCGTCTCGGTTCCTGTCCTCGCCACTTCGTTCTCCATTGCTGGAGGCACTGGATTCCATGTTTGGAGGGCTGTCGTGGCCGTTGCCACCCATGTCCACTTGCATCATTTCAGTCTTGATCTCAGTCATTAAGGGGTGGGAAATGCCGTGAAGAACTTGCTCACCCCCAAAGCCCTGCTGGAGCAGAGACTGACCGATACTCATCAGGCTGTCCACAGCAGCTTTGGTGGGACTTAGGGTGGAGACACCGAAGGAGGTGGAAACCGAGGGACTCTGATCCACCATACCAGTCATGATGGCAACTTGCTGGGCACCTGACAGATAGGGACTCTGCATGGAATGCTTTTTGGAGTTCTTGGCTCCATTGTGGCCTTTGCGctcatcatcctcctctgtGCTCCCGTCATTCAGGTTGACCTCTGTGTCATTGTCATCTGAAGACTGGATGGTTTCCAGGATCTTGAGGCATTGCTCTTCCAGGTATTCAATCTCCAGGATCTCCGCTGCATACAGAAGATCATCCAAGTCCTCAACCTTGGCCTGGAGTGTTGCAGTGTAAGCATACTCCAGAATCTGCTGAAAAGTCTTTGGAGAAAGAAAGTCCAGGGTGTAATGCTGACTGCTGCGATGGAAGAGGATCTCAAACATTTTGCTTGTGCAGGCTAGCACAGTCCGGTGAGCGTGGAACTCCTGGTTGTCTACCATGATGACCACGTCACAGAGGGTCCCGGCCAGACGCATCTGGTTGGCCTTCTGCAGCAGGGCAGTGGGGTGGTTGGGGTTCTGGAGCTGTATCATACCCATTTTAGACAAATCCATTATGTCGATGCAATCCACGAGGCCGACTCATGGGGCTCGCCTTCCCCGTTCAGCAGTGTTTTTAGCTATCTTTGTAAACAAGATGAAACCTGGATCGAGAAACAGAACAAAGAAGAAACGTCAGTTCCGGTGAATTCtcaagcaaaaaaataaatgttgtgcAGAACAAACTCACTCATATatatgctttaaaaataaaatatgcatTACTATTTATTTCcaaaagaatgaatgaatgttcttcttttttttttaacaaaatgcATGATCGCCCAATTCTATACTGTACAAAAGGATGCAAGGCCAATTCAgtcattacattttaaaaatgaatgtTAGAATTTTGACACTGAATGCATGTCATGTATTCTGCTATTTATTTAGTATGGAAGAAGAAGTCAGTGGAGTTTCAAATTGCAAACATTAGGCTGGGATGGTAAAcacgaaaaaaaaaatcaaaatcagCAGAGAGCTTTGACAGTAGACTTCTGAAGAGAGACAATTTGTGAGCCGTCCGACAGGGTCACCCTGCATACCAATCAGTCCAACATATGTTATGTTAAAAAGAGGTCTTCATTTGGTTATTTGAACTGGATGAAGACCGTTAAACAAGTGTGAATtgtggggtggtgtgtgtgtgtgtgtgtgtgtgtgtgctggctcGTTCACAAAGACCATCAGCGGCCTTTCTGAAATTAAATAGCATCTTACTCAGTATTCCCATCACAGACGGGAGCAGAGAGCAGCGGCCATAaatggaaggaaaggaaagcaaaAAGCAGAACAAGGCGAGAGAAAATAACACTGCGGCACCAAACACCCGGTTCTGCTTGCCTCACCCTTACTGATGTAGAGAATCCACACGCGAGTTAACGGGGCAACATGTTGCTTCACCCCATATCTACAGCATACTCAGACCAAcactaaaataacaaaaagggcTCGAAATAAATAGCCTCACCACTGCATACTTTAAATGAATGATTGTCAGCGACTCCTGTGTTAACATGGTCATTAGGACATGCACTGAAACAATGCTCTCTTCATTGTGGCAATTAAATACAGCATATACGCTAAATGAAAGAATGAATAGCGACCAGTTAAGTGTCTCCATTGACCCAAATCCTGGATGAGCTCATTGACGTTCAATGGTCTCCTAAATAAGACACATTTCCAACAAAAGTTGTGGAGATATTTTTCCCTTGCAAGTCAACATTTTCAttaacatttttcaaaagcttcATTTTAAGAACATTGACAGCAATTTTCAAAGagcttcattttctttaataaaaaatggGGAATAATAAGAGAAGAGAGAGTATGTGGGCACTTATTTTCTTTCCTCCCTGCCTGGGaacaatacacaacacacacacacacagataagaaaaaaagaggaaatatcaCCAGCCTTcgagcttttttatttttttctttctttaaaaaaaataccagTAAAGGTCTAATGCAAGCTCACAATCACAGAAGCCTACATCAGAACATGCAGGACGTAAAAGAGGCGGGCAGCTATTGTTTGTGGTGATGGTTGTGGAAAATGCATCGAGTCTTGCTGGCTTTTGGGACACTATCAAATCGATATAAGAGGCAGGTACTGATGAAACCACAGGCTCTCGCCTCGCGGAGCTCAGCCTCTCAGTCCACAGAGGTCATGTTTAAAACCCGACATTATCTTTATTACAGGTAGGACCTATGCCAATAGCTCCGATTTATGTCCCCGTAAATGATCCAATGCTTGTTGCGCTCTGTGGGGCTTCCGACCAAGCCGTGCGTGGCTCCAGCGGGACACAATGCAAAGTTGCTGCTCGGTGGACTTTATCGCGTCTCTCCGTTCTCTATTAATATAAatagagaggggaaaaaaagaaaaaaagggacgtGACTTCGTGTGTCTAGACGGCGTTCATATTCACCAGACGAATTAAACAGCGCGTTATGCATTATGCAAAACACCACGCACTACATTAACTACATTAAGCCAGGGGGCTGGGGGGTGGACAATAACCACATTTAGGGGAGACTTAATAGAAAGGCAGTGTGATCAATGTGATCGCGAGTCTTCTgccacaacaacaataaacattgTTCAATATTCCGGACCACGAGCCACGCTGACAGACGCGAACACATTTGAAAAAAGCAAAAACGTCTCCGAGGAGCGACGATCAGAGACGTTGAACGTGATAGgctaccaacaaaaaaaagtatacGCGAGACAGACAGCTGCCAGAATCTCACGCCAGCTCTCCTCAGACCGACGCACAGGTGGACTTGGTTTGTGGCAGATTGGCAGAAACACTCAAACGCTGGCTCTTTCGAGATgatgagcaggagagagagagagagagagatatatagagagagatatagagaaagagcgagagagagatgcatagaGGGTGAAGAAAGTGAAAAAGgtgaaaagagagcgagagatcaGACAGACAGTCGCGATAACAAATCAATGTGCCATTGCATCGGTTACCAGTTTTCCCCACCTCACACAGGATGTCGCGCGTGCTCTTGCAAATCGATTATTGGTCACCAGTCAACCGTCTAGTTGCCCCGTCAATCAGTTGTAGCGTGACTTGTGCGCTGGATTTTGGggtaataaaatttaaaaaaagaccagtGTCCCCAGTCCTCCTCGTGATGTCATCACGGCTAAACGAGCCACACTGGTAAGACTGGAGACAGCAAGGACGGGCTAAGAGTGTCGCTgtctaaaaaaatttttttttaaatgcacaatttccattaaaaaaacgaGCGAACGCGATTTCTCTAGTGGAGTCACATGGAGCGGGGCGTCATATGTTGTCTGGCTCCCGGTACAACAGCCAGACCTCACGTCCTCTAGCTGCGATCTCCAGCATACTAAACCAGACCGCTGGGGGtagagaggtggtggtggtggtggtggtggtggtggtgggtgtaACGTCAATCTTCACATCTCTACAATACACTACCGTGCGTTAAATGCAAACTTTAACACCTTGCGGCGCATTCAGTAAAACACTTGTTTTCATCCAGCGCGCCGCTGCGCAGATCCAACTCGCGTGCCAAAGTGCCGTTTTGCTGTTTAACTTCAGCGTGAGGTGGAACGGGGACAAGCGAAACGATCTCCCACGCCCCCCACTCTCCGACGCTGTAAAAATGCATCCAAATGTGAACATGGTGAATGAAAGTACACAGAGAAAACAGTCGTAGACGCATGCAGAGTCGCGGGTCCGGCACTTGTCGCCGGGAAACCGCGCGGCTGCGTTTCACCCGGATCGGTACTCACCtaagttggccgttttgggtTTCTGTACAGTGTCGGGAGGGGGGAGTGGGGCTACAGCATAGTCCGGCAGTTCGCAgtacccgctctctctctctctcaagcgcACTAACTCCTTTCTTCCCTCGCCTTAGCAAATCAACACGGCGCTGACGTCAACGCAGCCAGTCATCCAGACGAGCGTGCATGCGTGCAGGCGGCTAGCCGGCTCTGCGCTCCAGCCACACAAACGCTAAGAAAGTGAGACACCTAGGGGGCTGTCTCGTGTCAAACGGTCGCGTTGCATACAGTATATTGGCAGTGGAAGGGGGAGCGACACATGGCCTCCCTCACCAGCTGTTTGGACGCGCATGCAGCCAACAGTTGTGCTCAAACTCCCGCCAGGGGCACGCGTACAGTTTACCGGCCCTATAGAAAAAGTAAATAAGTGTACTTCCTAAGTGCCCCTCTAAAACATTCAAGGAAACTGTACTTCGTCAGAGGACAGCAAAGGTGAATGCAACGCGCTCTGATCCATCCTCCCGGACAAGATTAATTCCGAGGGGTATTACTATCGTAACCAAAAAATATAACTGTATCGAAAGATAATACCACTCTAAGTTAAAGTTCTTGCTGAAGATTCTACAAGTGTTCACAATATTGTAGTAAAGCTGAAGGAACAATACATAAGTCACTGAAATGTGTAATGGTTtctcatttaattattttacacATCTAACAACGTTTTCAGCATAATCTTTCAATATtcaaactattattattatttttaagtaTTCCTTcatacaaatataacattttataaatgtttacaatgttttgttAAAGAAATGCCAAACCAGAAACAGAAAGAGCAGATTATATGAAGTGCATCATATACAAATTATCACTTAAATGCCTtctgttctatatatatatacatatatatatatattataagttaTAACAGGCTGCAGATCTTTCCACAGTTTTGTCAAGTTGTTTGAAAGGGATTACATGCAAAACCCCAAGGCCACAATCTGAAGCCGAGTCTATTATTGAGCCCTGGAAttagattttttaaagaaatgatgTAGCAATGGATTTAAACAATCAAATGTCACTTGCAGAAGCAGTCTAGTTTAAAGATACTGACACTAATTTGAAGAAAGGCCATGAAACTAAAAAAACTGCACTGGGAACAAGTGGCACTTATTTTTCTTGTCCCATAAAAAAATGTCCTTAATGATCAATATAGTGAACGACTCTTGGGCGAATGACTTTGCAGTGCATTAACAACCCTCGATTGTTTCTCAGTGTAGCTTTAATTCTCCTCTTGCTTTGGTTCTGTTGACCAATAAGCAGGATGCAGTGGATGGTACACCTCATTACTGTTTGGCCCGACGTACCTCTTGGAGTCTTTTATGGTAAAAGCATACTTTAGAGCTTCTCTGAAAATAAACTTGATTGATACTTAATGATGATCACTGACTGGGGGGCTATCTCCTACCGATGGCTTTGTTTCACAAtattttaatgttattgttGTGTTCCTTTTAAGTGCTCCGAGTGAGctcttattttgtgtttgttcccAAAGTCACCAACACAAATCGTTCCAAATTTAAGCGCTTCATTTGTCTCGGTTTCATTTGAAAAATCACGGCTGAagcaggagaaggaagaggagaacgtTATCAGTCACAATGTGCATGCCTCTGAATATCTTTGTTAGTCGGACATTTAGGTTCCTATTTCGAATTGTTGATCCCCAAACCTTTATGTAAAGGTTTCATTTAACCAGTGAAACACCTCAACATGTACTGGATGGACTGGAACGTATGGGTTGTATTTAATGGATCCAAATCATTTGTTTGATTCTCGCAGGTTGACATTTTTAGTTTCGAGTGAGTTTTGTTTTGTAGACC contains:
- the zbtb16a gene encoding zinc finger and BTB domain-containing protein 16-A, producing MDLSKMGMIQLQNPNHPTALLQKANQMRLAGTLCDVVIMVDNQEFHAHRTVLACTSKMFEILFHRSSQHYTLDFLSPKTFQQILEYAYTATLQAKVEDLDDLLYAAEILEIEYLEEQCLKILETIQSSDDNDTEVNLNDGSTEEDDERKGHNGAKNSKKHSMQSPYLSGAQQVAIMTGMVDQSPSVSTSFGVSTLSPTKAAVDSLMSIGQSLLQQGFGGEQVLHGISHPLMTEIKTEMMQVDMGGNGHDSPPNMESSASSNGERSGEDRNRDGPGTPTRSSVITSARELHYVRDEVMANPQVDVSQMGLEAMAGMTEKHLASLYSLPVNHKSDAFMSMPASMAASMASALPMPPALAMSMDFSAYGGLMPQSFIQREFFSKLGELAVGMKPDGRNQLERCNVCGAELPDNEAVEQHRKMHSGMKTYGCELCGKSFLDSLRLRMHLLSHSAGEKAIVCDQCGAQFQTEESLESHRKVHTGSDMAIFCLLCGKRFQTQPALQQHMEVHAGVRSYICSECNRTFPSHTALKRHLRSHTAGDHPYECEFCGSCFRDESTLKGHKRIHTGEKPYECNGCGKKFSLKHQLETHYRVHTGEKPFECKLCHQRSRDYSAMIKHLRTHNGASPYQCTICQDYCASLSAMQKHIKGHKPEDVPSDWRIEKTYLYLCYV